A region of Plantactinospora sp. BC1 DNA encodes the following proteins:
- a CDS encoding uridylate kinase, whose amino-acid sequence MTESEFLTRVVELIRPMRPGHPLRVAVDGPDAAGKSSLAAELARRLAPVRETITASVDGFHRPRAVRQRRGGLSAEGYYRDSFDYPALRAALLDPLGPGGSRRYRTVVFDHRTDQVVDLPPEQATDDAVLLFDGVFLLRPELREQWDLAIYLAVSPAESLRRALVRDLELFGSAESVRERYEARYLPGQQLYRAEADPAGRADVLVDYDDPARPRVLRWPAARALR is encoded by the coding sequence GTGACCGAGAGCGAGTTCCTGACGAGAGTGGTCGAGTTGATCCGCCCGATGCGTCCCGGGCATCCGCTGCGGGTGGCCGTGGACGGTCCCGACGCCGCCGGCAAGAGCAGCCTGGCGGCGGAACTCGCCCGGCGACTCGCCCCGGTACGGGAGACGATCACCGCCAGCGTCGACGGCTTCCACCGACCCAGAGCCGTACGCCAACGCCGGGGCGGCCTCTCCGCCGAGGGCTACTACCGCGACTCCTTCGACTATCCGGCCCTGCGTGCCGCCCTCCTCGACCCGCTCGGCCCGGGCGGCAGCCGGCGCTACCGCACCGTCGTCTTCGACCACCGGACGGATCAGGTCGTCGACCTGCCGCCGGAGCAGGCCACCGACGACGCCGTACTGCTCTTCGACGGCGTCTTCCTGCTCCGTCCGGAGTTGCGGGAGCAGTGGGATCTCGCCATCTACCTGGCGGTCAGCCCGGCGGAGTCGCTGCGCCGGGCGCTGGTCCGGGACCTGGAACTGTTCGGCAGCGCCGAGTCGGTCCGGGAACGCTACGAGGCCCGCTACCTGCCCGGTCAGCAGCTCTACCGTGCCGAGGCGGATCCGGCCGGCCGGGCGGACGTACTGGTCGACTACGACGACCCGGCCCGGCCGCGCGTACTGCGTTGGCCCGCCGCCCGAGCGTTGCGGTGA